From Fusobacterium varium:
GAATATAGATATAGAGAAAAATTTCTTTAAGCTTATGAATGGGATAAATATGATAGCAGAACATTACAATATCCCCGTAATTTATTCGACACATCCAAGAAGTATGAAAAAAATAGAGGAAAGGAATTTTAAATTCAATCCTCTAGTAAAAAACTTAAAACCATTTGGATTCTTTGAATATAACAAACTGCAAAAGAATGCTTATGCAGTAATATCAGATTCAGGAACATTATCAGAAGAATCATCAATGTTAAATTTTCCTGGAATACTAATAAGAACAAGTACAGAAAGACCAGAAGTATTAGATAAAGGAAATATGATAATAGGTGGAATAGAGGGAGAAGAAATAATTCAAGCAATAGATATGATAAGAATATATTTTGAAGAAAATAACAGATATGAATTACCAGTAGATTACAGAGATATAAATGTAGCAGATAAGGTAGTTAGAATAATATTGAGTTACTACAAGATAATAGATAAAGTTATATGGGGAAAGTAAATGGAAAAAAATTCATATTTATTTTTTACTTTTGCAATTCCTCGTAAAGAAATGGTTAGAATTTTTCAGAATGATAAATTTCCAGCAGTCCAAACTGATAAATTTATATGGAATTTAATTAAAGGGATTGAGAATGAAAAAGAAGAAATAGTGTATATAAGCACTAGACCAGTATCAGATTATCCTTATTATAGAGAAAAATATATCAATAAAAAAGAGTATTATATAAATTTAAATAAAAAAAAGATAAAAATTTTAGAAATTCCATTTTTGAATATTTCAGTTTTTAAAGTAATAACTAGATTATTTTTCGGATTTTATTATGGAATTAAGGAATTTCAAAAAAAGAAAAATAAGAAAGCAATAATAGTTTATTCAGTTACAGTACCATATTTAATATTGGGATATATTTTTTCTAGATTTTATAATATAAAACTCATAGCAATATGGACAGACCCTCCTTCTATTATAAATAAAAGAGATAGTTACATAAAAACAAAGTTAAGAAAAGTTGAATTAAAATTATCAAAATTTTTTATGAGAAAATTTGATAAAGTAGTGAGTTTAACAAAGGAACTAGCTGAAGATTTTTGTCCAAAAAAACCATATTTGGTAATTGAAGGAATTGTTAATTTAGATTTCTATGAGGATAGAGACTTAGAAAATACGAAAAGAATAACTTCTGATATAAAAAGTATAGTTTATACTGGAACTTTAGAAGAGAAATATGGAATAAAAAATATAATAGATAGTTTTAAATATATAAATATTGAAAATGTAGAGCTTCATATTTATGGAAAAGGAAATTATGAAAAAGAAATAAAAAATATTTGTGAAAGTGATAAAAGAATAAAATATTTTGGTTTTATAGAAAATGAAAAAATATTAAAAATTCAAAAAGAAGCAACATTTTTAATTAATGCTCGTTCAAAAGAAGATGAATATGTAAAGTATTCTTTTCCATCAAAAATGATGGAATATATGGCTTCAGGAACACCAGTAATAACAACTATTCTTCCTGGATTTCCAGGTGAGTATGAAAAATATTTAATTAAGATAAATGATAATAGTCCAATTGAAATAGCTAATAAAATAAAAGAAGTTATTCAATGGAAAGAAGAAGAAAAAATTTATTTTGGAAAAAAAAGCAAAAAACTTTATAAAACAAAAAAATTATAAAAATCAAGGGGAGAAAATAAAAAAGTTTATTTTTGAAGAGGAAAAGGAAGTATAAAGTTGGAAATAGAAAGAATTCTTATATATATACTTATGTTTTTAATATTATTTTTTTGGGTAATCTTATCTATTTATAAAAAAAAAATTATAAAAAACTATTATTTAATTTTTAATTGTTGGTGGATTATTTGGTTATTTATTTCAATAATAAATCTGGGAGAATTTTATTTAATATCACTAAATACATATCTTAAAATTTTTTTGGGATTGTTTTTCTTCAATATAACAATGATGAAAAAGAACAAAAAGAGTACATATAATAGGATTTTAAACTTAAATAGATTAAAAAAATTTTATATTTTAGAAATTATATATTTTTTAATAAATATTTATATGGTATTTAAAATATTTAAAAGAGTAGATGTAGTTAATGAATATTGGAAAGTAAGATTGCTATTCTATGGAATAAAATTTGAAACAATTAATATGCAATTATTTTCTCACTCTATATATGCTCATATATATAATTTTTTTAAAGTATTAAATTTAATAAATTTTATTTTTTCTTTGGTATTATTTTTTAAATATAATAAAAAAAAATTATTAATTTTATGTATTTTAAATATTGGAATATATTGTTTTGTAAGTGGAGGAAGGGAGTTTATTGCATATATAATAATTCTTGCTATATTTTTGTTTAAAGCTAAGCTTTTAAAAAAAGGTATTTTATATATGGGTATTTTAATATTCTTTACACTAATAATGACATTATTGAGGGAAAGAAGTTTAGATAAAATTTGGTTAGTGATAGTAACTTATTATTCTGGAGCAATAGCATACATGGATAATCTTTTCAAAGAAGGATATTTTAAGTTTTATAATGGAGAATTATTTTTTTCTGGAATAATAGCTCCAATAAAGTTTCTATTAAAAAGATTGGGTATAAATGCAGGGATTAATGGGATATCAGAAGTAGGAGAAAAATTAATGAAATTTATTCAAATATCAGAAACTAACACTTTTTTTAAACAATACAATGCTTTAGCAACAATGTATTTTTGGTTTTATTTAGATTTTGGAATTATGGGGATAATAGGATATAGCTTCTTTTTAGGAAAAATTTATTATTATATTTATAATAAGATAAATAAAAATTTAGAAAGCATTGCTATAATGGCATATCTTGAATATCTTTTAATCCAATCTATTTTTATAAATAAATTTATGGATTTATCTACACTATTATCAATATTGTTAATATTTTATGTTATAACTTGCAAAAAATATGTGGAGGAAAAAAAATGTTAGCACCTATTTTAATATCTGTATATGACAGAAAAAAATCATTAGAGGAATGTATAGAGATGCTAAAAAAAAATGAATTAGCAAAGGATAGTTTACTTTTTATTGTTTCTGATCAAGGACATAATGAAGAAAAAAAAAAAATAGTACAAAGTATAAGAGAATATGTTAAAGAATTAGAGGGATTTAAAAAAATAATTTTAATAAATAGAGACAAAAATTTAGGGTCATATAATTCTTTAAAATTAGCAATAACTGAACTTCTTGATAAATATGGAAAAATTATTTTTTTAGAGGATGATATAAGAGTTTCAAAGTATTTCATAAAATATATGAATGAAGGTTTAGATAAATATGAGAATGATAAAAGAATTTTTTCCATATGCAGTTATTTTTTTCCAAATGTAAATTTAGATAATATTTTAAAAGAAGATGTCTTTATTTGGAGCAGATATTCACCATGGGGAATGGCAACATGGAGAGATAGATGGGATAAGATAGATTGGAAAATAAATGAATATGAAAACTTTATAAAAGATAGAGAAAAAATAAAAAAATATAATCAAATAGAAAGAACATGGCTTCCTATTTTACAAGAAGATATAGAGAAAGGAAAAATAGCAATGGATGCAAGAATAAATTTTCATATGTTTCTTAATAATCTATATACTTTATATCCTAAAAAAAATATTTCAGTTAACAGAGGGCATAATGATGGTGGAGAACATTGTGGATTTGATAAAAAGTATTTTTTTCAAAAATTAGATGAAGATTTTTCTCCACTTTTTCCATCTTCCTTAGTAAAAAATGAGAAAGTTTATAAACAACTATATATAGCTCATTATAGTATTAAAAGTCATTTGATTAAACCAATTTTAATAAAATTTAAATTATTTAAATTTATAAACAAATTGAGAGGAAGATAAATGAAATCAATATCAAAAAATATTTTTTATAATTTTTTACTAGTAGGTTTTAATATAGCTTATCCATTAATAACTGCTAGCTATATTTCAAAGATACTAGGGGCTAAAAATATAGGAATGATTAATTATTCTCAATCAATAATTAATTTTTTATTAATATTTGCTATGGTAGGAATTCCAACGTATGGAATAAGAGAAATAGCTCAGCACAGAGAAAGTAAAGAAGAAATTAATAATATTTTTTCTGAATTATTAATAATCAAAGTTTTTTTTTCTTTGATGATTTTTATACTATATTTTTTGCTTCTTTTAGAAATACAGGAACTAAAATATGATAAAAATATATTTTTTATTATGGGAATTATTTTATTAGCAAATTCTTTTAATATAGATTGGTTTTTTAGTGGGATGGAAGATTATAAAGTTCTTTCACTGAGAAATATTATAATAAAAATGATAACTTTTATATTAATAATTTTTTTAATAAAAAGATCAGAAGATTATTATTTATATGCACTTTTTATAACTTTGGGGCAGAGTTTAGGAAATGTATGGAGTTTTTTTTATTCGAAAAAATTTGTTAAATTAAAATTTAGAAATTTAAATTTTAAAAGACATTATAATGGTTTGAAAGTATTTTTTTTATCCTCTCTTGTTATTAGTGTATATACATTGTTGGGTGGAATAATATTAGGGATTTTTAGTACACCAGAAAAAGTAGCTTTTTTTAGTAGAGCGAGACAACTACAACTAGTTGGAGTTACAATAACTGGATCTGTTTCAACAGTGTTAATTCCAAGAATTTCTTATTATTATACTAATGATAAAAATGAATATTTTATTTTATTAAAAAAATCATTAAATTTTGGTTATATTTTATCTATTCCATTAATGATAGGATTTATATTTTTGTCTAAAGAATTAAATCTTTTTTTAGGTGGAGCAGAGTTTTTACCAGCTCAAAAGCCTTTAATTATATTAAGTCCATTAATTTTAATAGTAACTTTAAACACTTGGGGTTATTTACAGGGAATTGTTCCAGCTGGTATGGAAAAAATAGGGACTATAATTCAAATGGGAATGGCAATAATTAATGTATTGTTAAGTATAGTTTTAATTCCAAAATTTTTTGATATAGGAGTTTCTATTGCTACTGTAGCTGCTGAAACAGTAGGAACTATTATTCTAATAATTGTATTGAAAAGAAAAATAAAGATAAATTTATTAACTAATTCGTTGTATAGGTATATAATTTCAGGTATTATTATGGCTTTTTTTATAGAAATAATAAAGCGATATTTTAATAATAATCAAACATTAGTATTGAGTATTTTAGGTGGAGGAATTATATATTTTCTTATTTTAATTTTTCTAAAAGAAGAAATAATCTTGTATATACTGAATAAAATTTTTAATAAATTAAGGAGGAAAGATTGAAATGGATAAGCTAGATAAAAAAATAATGGTAACGAAATCTTTTTTACCCTCATATGAAGAATATTGTGAAGAAATAAAAGAAATATGGAATACTTATTGGCTTACAAATATGGGAATAAAACATGAAACACTAAAAGAAAAAATGAAACAATATTTAGATGTAAAAAATATCTCTTTATGCAGCAATGGGCATCTAGCATTGGAAATGGCTATAAGAGCTTTGAAACTTACTGGAGAAGTAATAACTACTCCATATACTTTTGCATCAACAACTCATGCTATAACTAGATGTGGGTTAACTCCAGTTTTTTGTGACATAGAAATGAAAAACTTTACAATAGATACATCTAAAATAGAAGAGCTTATTACAGAAAAAACAAGTGCAATAATTCCAGTACATGTCTATGGAAATCCATGTAATGTTGAAGAAATAGAGAAAATAGCTAAAAAATATAATTTAAAAGTGATATATGATGCTGCTCATACATTTGGAGTAGAAATAAATGGAAAAGGAATAGGGAATTATGGAGATGTTTCAATGTTCAGTCTTCATGCAACAAAGGTATATAGTACGATTGAAGGAGGAGCATTAACATATAATAATGATAACTATTCAAGTCTTTTTAGATTAGAGAAGAATTTTGGAATAACAGGTCCTGAAGAGGTTATACAAAATGGCGGAAATGCTAAACTTAACGAATTTCAAGCAGCAATGGGACTTGTAAATTTAAAGTATGTTGATAGTGAAATTTTAAAAAGAAAAAAATTAGTAGAAAAATATAGAGAACTTCTAAATAATATTGAGGGAATAAGATATTTGGAGAATATAGAAGGAATAAGACATAATTATGCTTATTTTCCAATAATAATTAATGAGAAAGTTTATGGAAAAACAAGAGATGAAGTATTTGAAAAATTAAAAGATTATAATATTTTTGCTAGAAAATATTTTTATCCTTTAATAAATAACTTTGAATGTTACAGGGAGAAATATAAAGATATAAAGTTGCCAAATGCTGAGTATATTTCAGATAGGGTAATGACACTTCCAATGTATGGAGATTTAACATTAGAAGAAGTTGAATATATTTGTAAAGTATTAAAGGAGATAAAAAAAGTATGAATATATTAGTTGTAACAGATAATGAATATATTTTTAAAAATTTTCTTTCAATAATAAAAGATGAAAAATATAAAAATTTTAAATTTACATTTAGATACTCAGCTAAAAATATCGAAATGAGAGCTAAATATCAAAGTTCAGAAATATTTAAAACTATAAATGTAAAAGAAGAAGTTGAAGACATAATAGATAACTATGACATAGTCATATCATTACATTGTAAACAGATATTTCCATCTAAACTTGTGAATAGTTTAAAATGCATAAATGTTCATCCTGGATTTAATCCATATAATAGGGGATGGTTTCCTCAAGTATTTTCAATATTAAATAAAATGGATTGTGGAGTAACCATACATTATATGGATGAGCAGTTAGATCATGGAAAAATATTATTTCAAGAAAAAGTAAATATGTACAATTGGGATACTTCAATGTCTCTATATAATAGAGTTCAAGATAAAGAAATAGAACTTCTTAAAAAGAACCTTTATGATATTTTAACTAAAGATATTGAAGGTTTTGAAGTTGGAGAGGGAAATATAAATACTTTAAATGATTTCAAAAAATTATGCGAAATTGATTTAGATGAAAAAATTACAATGGGGGAAGCAATAGACAAATTAAGGGCTTTAACTCATGGCGAATATAAAAATGCATATTTTATTTCTGGTAATGAAAAAATTTATGTTAAATTAATTTTAGAAAAAGAGGAGAAAATATGAAAGGAATAATATTAGCAGGAGGGAGTGGAACAAGACTTCATCCATTAACTAGAAGTATATCAAAACAAATATTACCTATTTATGATAAACCAATGATATATTATCCCTTATCAGTATTAATGTTAGCTGGAATAAAAGATATACTAATAATTTCAACTCCAAGAGATTTAGCATGTTTTAAGGAATTATTGGAAGATGGAAAAAAAATTGGATTAAATATAGAGTACAGTATTCAAGAACAACCAAATGGATTAGCAGAAGCCTTTATTATAGGAGAAGAATTCATAGGGAAGAGTAATGTGGCTTTAATATTAGGTGATAATTTATTTTTTGGACAAGCTTTTTCACCTGTAATTAAAGAATCTGCAAAATTAAAGACAGGAGCAGAAATTTTTGGATATTTTGTAAAAAATCCAAAAGAATATGGAGTAGTAGAATTTGATGAATATAGGAATGTTTTATCTTTAGAGGAAAAACCAGAAAAACCGAAATCCAAATATGCAATACCAGGACTTTATTTTTATGATAATACAGTAGTAGAGAAAGCTAAAAGATTAAAACCAAGTAAAAGAGGAGAATTAGAAATAACTGATCTAAATAAATTATATTTAGCTGAAGGAAACTTAAAAGTCAATCTCTTAGGAAGAGGTTTTGCATGGTTAGATACAGGAACCCATAAGAATTTATTACAAGCAGCTAATTTTATAGAAACTATTCAAGATAGACAGGGAAATTATGTAGCTTGTATAGAGGAAATAGCATATAAGAATGGTTGGATAACTAAAGAGGCATTAATAGAACTTGCAGAACCATTATTAAAAACAGAATACGGAAAATATCTGATGGAAATAAGTGAGGAGATATAAGATGAAGACATATCTTGTAACAGGGGCAGCAGGATTCATAGGAACAAACTTTGTAAAATATATGCTTGAAAAGTATGAAAATAATATAAGAATAATAGTTCTGGATAAACTTACTTATGCAGGAAATATTGAAAATATACAAGAAGAAATAACTTCTAAAAAAATAGATTTTGTAAAGGGAGATATCTGTAATAGAGAATTGGTGGAAGATATATTTTCCAGATATGAAATAGATTATGTAGTAAATTTTGCAGCAGAATCTCATGTAGACAGGAGTATATCAAATCCTCAGATATTTTTGGAAACAAATATACTGGGAACACAAAACCTGTTGGAAGTATCTAAGAAATTCTGGAGTATAGGAAAAGATGAAAATGGATATCCTGTATACAAGGAAGGAAAGAAATTTCTGCATATATCTACAGATGAAGTGTATGGATCACTGTCAAAAGAGTATACAGAAGCAAAAGAGCTAATACTTAATGATAGAGTAAAGAAAGTGGCAGAAGGAAGAAAGAATTTAAAAACATATGGAGATAAATTTTTTACGGAAGAAACACCGCTTGACCCAAGGTCGCCATATTCAGCCTCAAAGACATCAAGCGATATGATAGTAAGAGCATATGCAGAAACATATAAGTTTCCAATGAATATAACAAGATGTTCAAATAATTATGGACCATATCAATTTCCAGAAAAACTGATACCACTTATTATAAAAAATATACTGGAAGGTAAGAAACTGCCAGTATATGGAGATGGAAGTAATGTAAGAGACTGGCTGTATGTAAAAGATCATAATAAAGCAGTAGATATGATAATAAATAAAGGAAGATTAGGGGAAGTATATAATATTGGTGGTTTTAATGAAGAAAAGAATATAAATATAGTAAAACTGACAATAGATATAATAGCCAAGATAATGAAAGAAGAACCAGAGTACAGGAAAGTATTGAAAACAGAAGCAGAGAATATATCATATGACTTAATAAGTTATGTACAGGACAGATTGGGGCATGATGCAAGATATGCAATAGACCCAGAAAAGATAGTAACAGAATTAGGATGGTATCCAGAAACATCATTTGATGAGGGAATAGAAAAGACAATAAGGTGGTATTTGCATAATCAGGAATGGATAAAAGAAATTGTGAATAAATAAAATATAATCTAGGAGAAAAAATATGGGGAAAAGTTTTGGTAACTTAATGGTAGTATTTCTAATAATATTTTCATTAAATAAAATAATTTCAAAAGGAAACGAAATAAAAAATATAGAATTAAATACTCCAATAATATTGAAAATCAATAAACAAAAGATTATGATAGACAGATTTTCATTAAATAAAGTTTATAATATAAATGAATTAAATTCAGAAGTTCCTATAGAGTTTGAAATTGAATATGCTCCTGAAGAAATAGAATTAAAAATTTTAGGAAATGTTTTAAAAAATAAAACTAAAATAAAAATAGAGAAAATTGCAAGAGAAATAAAAATACCAATAGAAATATTGAATAAAAGTAATAATTTAAAATCAATTTGTCATATAAACACTCTTCATGAAAAGTTTCCAAAGTATACTGTGATAGGAGAAAGTCCATATCCTGGAGATTATTATGGAGATTTTATTTCTGATAATAATAATATAGAAAAAAAAGATTCAATGTTTATTTATAAAATGAATTCTAAGGGAGAAATTTTATATTATAAAAAGCATACTTCAACAATATCAGACTTTAAAAAAACAAAGTTGAAAAATAATCAAATAAGATACAGTTATTTTTTACAAGATGAAAATGCTTATTCTTATGAAGGAGTAGGTTATGGTCCAACAAAGCTGATAATAATGGATGAAAATTATGATATTATTGATGAAGTAACTTCAAAACAATTTAAAGAAATACCAGAAAACTTTCCTTTAGAAAGCCATGATAGTTTAATTGTAAATGATGGACATTATATTACAGCTGCATATTTTGGCAAAATAGTAAATAATGTAGATAAAGATCTTATTGAAAACCACAATGGCTCTAGAGTAATAGCTTCCATTTTACAAGAAGTAAAAGATGGAAAAGTTATATGGCAATGGGATAGTACAGAACATCCAGAATTATATAAATTAAGTGTAGAAGGGAATGATTTTAAAAATTCTACAAGTAAATGGGCAGATTATATTCACTTTAATTCAGTAACTATTGATCCTAAGGATGGAAATTTAATGTGTTCTTTTAGAAATATAGATTCAATTTTAAAGATAGAACGAGGTACTGGTAAGATATTATGGATACTTGGTGGTAAAGGAGATCAGTTTGGATTAACTGAAGAACAAAAATTTTCAAGACAACATTATGCAAGGTTTATTAAAGATGGAAGTATAACACTTTTTGATAATGGAAATTTAAGTGGGAAATCAAGAGTTTTAGAAATAAAAATGGATGAGAAAAATAAAAAGATTTTAAATTATAAAGATTTTTATTTAAATGACTATTTTTCTTTTGCTTGTGGCTCAACAGATAAATTAGATAATAAAAAAGATGTTTTTATTATAGGATGGGGAATGGGAGATTTTAGCAAAAGAGAGAATATGACAGAAATAGATTTTTCTACAAATAAGAAGATATTTGAGTTAATTTTTCATGGAAATATGACAACTTACAGAATTACTAAAATAAAATAAATATATAATGAAGTGCACTTTGTAAGTTTGAGAGTGCACTTCATTAATTTAGAGAGTGTGAAAAAATTTCTGTAAATCATAACTTTCTATGATAAAAAATTTTAAATTCTTAAATTATTAATTTTTGTAATGAAAATAGTATAAAACAGATTTTTTTCTATGTCAACGGCACTCTCGTTTGAGAGTGTTCTTTTCATATTCTTAATCTCATTTATTCTGAAAAGCGATCTTCATACATAATTTTGAGTTCTCCATAAATTCTTCCCCAGTTTTTCAATGTTGAAGTCCATTTTTTTGTTGCTTCAAAAGTTGATAGATACAAAGCTTTTAATAGCGCTGAATCACTTGGAAATACGCTTCTCTGACTATTTAAACGGCGATATATACTGTTTAAACTTTCTATGGCATTAATAACTTTTCTAACCTCAGCAGAAAACTTAAATATTGGGCTGATAACATTCCAGTTTTTACTCCAACTTTTCATTGAACTTGGATAGAGTTTTTCCCAAGTTTCTGTTACTGTTTTTAAATTTTCTAAAGCTATTTTTTCAGATGGAGCTTGATAAATAGTTTTTAAATCATTAGCAAATAGTTTTTTATCTTTATCGCCAACATATTTTAGAGTATTACGTACTTGATGTACTATGCAACGTTGATATTCTGTCTTAGGAAAAGCTGTAGTAACAGCTTCCTTCATTCCAGTTAAGCCGTCTGCACAAAGGCTCAAAATATCTTTTAGTCCTCTATTTTTTAAACTATTAAGAATACCTAACCAATATTTACTGCTTTCATTATCTCCAATTTCTATACTTAAAACTTCTTTTTTTCCATTTTCATTTATTCCTAAAATGATATATGCAACTTTTTTTCTGATAATTCCATTATCTCTAACAGAGAAATGAATAGCATCTACAAAAATGACTGGGTAAAGTTCTGATAATGATCTTTGCTGCCATTCTTCTATTTGAGGAAGAAGCTTGTCAGTAATATCAGAAACAAGTCCTTCGCTTACTTCAAACCCATATATATCTTCAATTTGCTCAGATATCTGACGCATAGTCATTCCTTTAGCATACATAGAGATAATTTTATCTTCAATAGCTGAAATATCTTTCTGACGTTTTTTTACAACTTGAGGTTGAAAAGTTCCCTCTCTATCTTGAGGGACTTCAATTTCAGTTTCACCATACTTACTATGGATAGTCTTAGTTTTTCTTCCATTACGAGAATTAGTATTTTCAGAACGCTCATACGCTTCATAGCCTAAATGTTGAGCCATTTCAGCTTCAAGCATTTCTTGGATAGTGCCACCAAGGAGATCTCTCAAAGCATCTTGTATATCTTCAGCAGAGTGAATATCATATTCGTCAATTAAAGCAGCAATGATATTTTTTTACCATCAGTTAATCTAGAAGCTTTTCTTCTTTTTCTTTCCATAAAAATAGCCTCCTATGATTTTAATTTTATCATAGAAAGCTATTCAAATCACTCTTTATTTAATTTACAGAAATTTTTTCACATACCTTTAATTATGTTTTATTTTATAATTTCATTATAAAGTGAAATATATTTTTTAGCAGATGTATTCCAGTTGTTATCTCTAGTCTTAGCACTTTTTACAATTTTTTCCCATTTATCTTTATCTTCATAAATAGAAATTGCATATTCCAGAGTTTGATATAATTCATTGCTGCTTATATTTTTAAAACCAAATCCATCTCCTTCTCCAGTATATTCATTATAAGGAGTGACCGTATCTTTTAATCCACCTGTTTCTCTGACAATAGGAACACAGCTGTATCTCATAGCAATCATTTGAGAAAGGCCACAAGGTTCGAAGATAGAAGGCATCAGAAACATATCTGATCCACTGTATATCTCCATAGATAAAGGCTGATTAAATCCAATATATGAGCAGACTCTTCCAGGATATTGTCTTTCTTTCCATTTAAAGAAATCTTCATATTTAGGTTCTCCATTTCCAAGAAGTACAAATTGAATTCCTAACTTCATTAATTTATCAAAATTATCTATAATTAAGTCAATTCCTTTTTGTCTGTCTAATCTTGTGATGATAGAAACAAGAGGAACATTAGGATCTTGATTAAGCCCTAGTCTTTCTTGAAGTTCAGATTTTAGTCTTTTCTTTCCTTTTCTAGGAAGTTTATATACAGTTCCATCTATTCCATTAACGATACCTTTTAATTTATAATCAAGTTTTCTGAATAGTCCATCTAGCCCTTCACCAAGTTCAGGAGTTTTTATTTCTTCAGCATATGAATCACTGACAGTAGTGATATAGTCAGAATATACAACTCCTCCTTTTAAGAAAGATATCATATCATAATATTTAATTCCATCTTCAATGAAGTATCGCCCTCTATCTATTTCTAAAGTTTTTTCTA
This genomic window contains:
- a CDS encoding dTDP-glucose 4,6-dehydratase; the protein is MKTYLVTGAAGFIGTNFVKYMLEKYENNIRIIVLDKLTYAGNIENIQEEITSKKIDFVKGDICNRELVEDIFSRYEIDYVVNFAAESHVDRSISNPQIFLETNILGTQNLLEVSKKFWSIGKDENGYPVYKEGKKFLHISTDEVYGSLSKEYTEAKELILNDRVKKVAEGRKNLKTYGDKFFTEETPLDPRSPYSASKTSSDMIVRAYAETYKFPMNITRCSNNYGPYQFPEKLIPLIIKNILEGKKLPVYGDGSNVRDWLYVKDHNKAVDMIINKGRLGEVYNIGGFNEEKNINIVKLTIDIIAKIMKEEPEYRKVLKTEAENISYDLISYVQDRLGHDARYAIDPEKIVTELGWYPETSFDEGIEKTIRWYLHNQEWIKEIVNK
- a CDS encoding putative transposase yields the protein MLEAEMAQHLGYEAYERSENTNSRNGRKTKTIHSKYGETEIEVPQDREGTFQPQVVKKRQKDISAIEDKIISMYAKGMTMRQISEQIEDIYGFEVSEGLVSDITDKLLPQIEEWQQRSLSELYPVIFVDAIHFSVRDNGIIRKKVAYIILGINENGKKEVLSIEIGDNESSKYWLGILNSLKNRGLKDILSLCADGLTGMKEAVTTAFPKTEYQRCIVHQVRNTLKYVGDKDKKLFANDLKTIYQAPSEKIALENLKTVTETWEKLYPSSMKSWSKNWNVISPIFKFSAEVRKVINAIESLNSIYRRLNSQRSVFPSDSALLKALYLSTFEATKKWTSTLKNWGRIYGELKIMYEDRFSE
- the glgA gene encoding glycogen synthase: MKVLFAAGEAWPFVKTGGLGDVAYSLPKALKKEKIDVRVILPKYSAIPDKYKEMMQHLGDKQIWVAHHNEYVGIDYCELDGVTYYFVDNERYFNRSKIYGEVDDCERFTFFAKAIIETFYITGFEPDIIHCNDWHTGLVPIYLKERGMNNIKTIFTIHNLRFQGFFYNDVIEKTLEIDRGRYFIEDGIKYYDMISFLKGGVVYSDYITTVSDSYAEEIKTPELGEGLDGLFRKLDYKLKGIVNGIDGTVYKLPRKGKKRLKSELQERLGLNQDPNVPLVSIITRLDRQKGIDLIIDNFDKLMKLGIQFVLLGNGEPKYEDFFKWKERQYPGRVCSYIGFNQPLSMEIYSGSDMFLMPSIFEPCGLSQMIAMRYSCVPIVRETGGLKDTVTPYNEYTGEGDGFGFKNISSNELYQTLEYAISIYEDKDKWEKIVKSAKTRDNNWNTSAKKYISLYNEIIK
- a CDS encoding arylsulfotransferase — protein: MGKSFGNLMVVFLIIFSLNKIISKGNEIKNIELNTPIILKINKQKIMIDRFSLNKVYNINELNSEVPIEFEIEYAPEEIELKILGNVLKNKTKIKIEKIAREIKIPIEILNKSNNLKSICHINTLHEKFPKYTVIGESPYPGDYYGDFISDNNNIEKKDSMFIYKMNSKGEILYYKKHTSTISDFKKTKLKNNQIRYSYFLQDENAYSYEGVGYGPTKLIIMDENYDIIDEVTSKQFKEIPENFPLESHDSLIVNDGHYITAAYFGKIVNNVDKDLIENHNGSRVIASILQEVKDGKVIWQWDSTEHPELYKLSVEGNDFKNSTSKWADYIHFNSVTIDPKDGNLMCSFRNIDSILKIERGTGKILWILGGKGDQFGLTEEQKFSRQHYARFIKDGSITLFDNGNLSGKSRVLEIKMDEKNKKILNYKDFYLNDYFSFACGSTDKLDNKKDVFIIGWGMGDFSKRENMTEIDFSTNKKIFELIFHGNMTTYRITKIK